One stretch of Rhizobium rhizoryzae DNA includes these proteins:
- a CDS encoding ribbon-helix-helix domain-containing protein, protein MIRKHSATLHGHRTSFTLEDVFWDELKLIAETRQISLAGLIAEIDDNREAESNLSSALRVYVLQWIKSQRL, encoded by the coding sequence ATGATCCGCAAGCATTCCGCCACGCTCCATGGACACCGCACAAGCTTCACGCTTGAGGATGTGTTCTGGGACGAACTGAAGCTTATCGCAGAAACGCGCCAGATTAGCCTCGCGGGCCTGATTGCTGAAATCGATGATAATCGCGAGGCAGAGAGCAATCTGTCTTCCGCGCTCAGGGTCTATGTCCTGCAATGGATCAAGTCCCAGAGGCTCTAA
- a CDS encoding DUF4169 family protein, whose product MCADIINLKSARKAKARSEKERQAEQNRITFGRTKQEKSLTKALNEKASKQLDQGKLEKNDEAD is encoded by the coding sequence ATGTGCGCTGACATCATCAACCTGAAATCGGCCCGCAAGGCCAAGGCCCGCTCCGAAAAGGAGCGGCAGGCAGAGCAGAACCGCATCACATTTGGCAGAACCAAGCAGGAAAAGTCTCTGACCAAAGCCTTGAACGAGAAAGCGTCAAAGCAACTCGATCAAGGCAAGCTGGAAAAGAATGACGAGGCTGACTGA
- a CDS encoding SspB family protein has translation MGQDHIRYDILAQDALRGVIRKVLSEVAATSRLPGDHHFFITFLTGAPGVRISTHLKDKYPEQMTIVIQHQFWDLKVSDTHFEIGLSFSDTPERLYIPFNAIRGFYDPSVNFELEFEVPLADEEEASAEITAYPADAVAKPASEEEAKSDDDKKPGSGSVVSLDSFRKKH, from the coding sequence ATGGGTCAGGATCATATCCGTTACGACATTCTGGCACAGGACGCCCTTCGCGGCGTTATTCGCAAGGTTTTGTCAGAAGTGGCTGCTACCAGCCGCCTGCCGGGCGACCATCATTTTTTCATCACGTTCCTCACCGGCGCCCCGGGTGTGCGGATTTCGACTCATTTGAAGGACAAGTATCCGGAACAGATGACAATCGTCATCCAGCACCAGTTCTGGGATCTCAAGGTGTCCGATACGCATTTCGAAATCGGTCTTTCGTTCTCGGATACGCCCGAGCGGCTCTACATTCCATTCAACGCGATACGCGGTTTCTACGACCCATCCGTGAATTTCGAACTCGAATTCGAAGTCCCGCTTGCAGATGAGGAAGAGGCTTCCGCAGAGATCACCGCCTATCCCGCGGATGCTGTGGCCAAGCCTGCCTCTGAGGAAGAAGCGAAGTCCGATGACGACAAGAAGCCCGGTTCGGGTTCCGTTGTCTCGCTGGATTCCTTCCGCAAGAAGCACTGA
- a CDS encoding thymidylate synthase: MKQYLDLLRHVMETGTDRGDRTGTGTRSVFGYQMRFDLADGFPIVTTKKLHLRSIIHELLWFLKGDTNIAYLKENGVSIWDEWADEQGNLGPVYGYQWRSWPKPDGGHVDQIANLVDAIRKNPNSRRHIVSAWNPAQVDDMALPPCHCLFQFYVSGDRLSCQLYQRSADIFLGVPFNIASYALLTMMVAQVTGYKPGEFIHTLGDAHIYSNHFEQAEIQMQREPKPLPRMEINPDVTDLFGFTFEDFNLVGYEAHPHIKAKVAV, from the coding sequence ATGAAACAGTATCTCGACCTTCTTCGCCATGTCATGGAAACCGGAACCGACCGTGGAGACCGGACCGGAACTGGCACGCGCTCCGTTTTCGGCTATCAGATGCGTTTCGATCTTGCGGATGGGTTTCCGATCGTCACGACAAAGAAACTGCATCTGCGTTCCATTATCCACGAATTGCTGTGGTTCCTGAAGGGCGATACGAACATTGCCTATCTGAAGGAAAACGGTGTTTCGATCTGGGACGAATGGGCAGATGAGCAGGGTAATCTGGGTCCGGTCTACGGCTATCAATGGCGTTCCTGGCCAAAGCCGGATGGCGGGCACGTGGACCAGATCGCCAATCTCGTCGATGCGATCAGGAAGAACCCGAACTCACGCCGTCACATCGTTTCTGCCTGGAATCCTGCCCAGGTGGACGACATGGCGCTTCCGCCCTGTCATTGCCTTTTCCAGTTCTACGTATCCGGGGACCGGCTCTCCTGTCAGCTTTATCAGCGTTCTGCGGATATCTTCCTCGGCGTTCCATTCAACATCGCATCCTACGCGCTTCTGACGATGATGGTGGCGCAGGTTACGGGCTACAAGCCGGGTGAGTTCATCCATACGCTGGGTGATGCCCACATCTATTCCAACCATTTCGAGCAGGCAGAAATTCAGATGCAGCGCGAGCCAAAGCCGCTGCCGCGCATGGAGATCAATCCAGACGTGACCGATCTCTTCGGCTTCACGTTCGAGGATTTCAACCTGGTCGGCTATGAGGCGCATCCGCATATCAAGGCCAAGGTGGCCGTGTAA
- a CDS encoding dihydrofolate reductase, producing the protein MDDDAKRPVVLIAAVSTNRVIGRNGDMPWKLSTDLKRFKAMTLGNPVIVGRKTFESFGGRPLPGRPHVVVTRDPAYAADGVETVDSLAKALQRAQAIAVETNAREIAVIGGGEIYAQALPLADRLYLTHVDAVIEDGDTYFPVVDDHIFECVEREPVPAGEKDNFPTVFAVYRRRAAAI; encoded by the coding sequence ATGGATGATGACGCAAAAAGGCCGGTCGTTCTCATTGCGGCGGTGTCGACCAACAGGGTGATTGGTCGCAACGGCGATATGCCGTGGAAGTTGTCGACCGACCTAAAGCGCTTCAAGGCGATGACGCTGGGAAATCCGGTCATCGTCGGTCGCAAGACCTTCGAGAGCTTCGGCGGACGACCGTTGCCTGGGCGTCCGCATGTGGTTGTGACACGGGATCCTGCGTATGCGGCGGACGGTGTCGAAACGGTCGATTCGCTCGCCAAGGCTTTGCAGCGGGCGCAAGCGATTGCCGTCGAGACAAATGCCCGCGAAATAGCGGTGATCGGTGGTGGCGAGATCTATGCGCAGGCCCTGCCGCTCGCCGATCGCCTGTATCTCACTCATGTGGATGCGGTGATCGAAGATGGCGACACGTACTTTCCAGTGGTTGATGACCACATATTCGAATGTGTGGAAAGAGAACCGGTTCCGGCAGGCGAGAAGGACAATTTTCCAACGGTTTTTGCCGTTTATCGACGTCGGGCTGCGGCCATTTGA
- the hflK gene encoding FtsH protease activity modulator HflK encodes MPWSNQNGGGPWGGGGNNQGPWGQGPNRPRGGGGGNGGGNGGPPDLEDIIRRSQDRLRGAVPGGFNGGALAIVLLVILAFVAFQSVYTVQPDERGVELRFGKPKDEVSGPGLHWHFWPVETVEIVKVTEQQQNIGGRGNANSTEGLMLSGDQNIVNVQFSVLFTVTDPRAYLFNLESPNATLQQVAESAMREVVGRRPAQDVFRNAREQISTEVRDIIQGTMDTYGSGIAINAVPIEDAAPPREVADAFEEVQRAEQDEDRFVEEANQYANQKLGQARGQAAQVREEASAYKDRVVNEATGEAQRFVSIYDAYKVAPDVTRERIFLETMENVLKNSNKIILDDKQGVVPYLPLNEMIRPNAGTTNTNQGGRP; translated from the coding sequence ATGCCTTGGAGCAATCAGAATGGCGGCGGTCCCTGGGGGGGCGGCGGCAATAATCAGGGGCCTTGGGGGCAAGGCCCCAATCGCCCCCGAGGTGGTGGCGGCGGTAATGGAGGGGGTAACGGCGGACCGCCGGACCTGGAGGACATTATTCGTCGCAGCCAAGACCGGTTGCGCGGAGCAGTGCCCGGCGGGTTCAACGGTGGAGCGCTGGCAATCGTTCTCCTCGTCATTCTGGCATTTGTGGCATTCCAATCGGTCTACACGGTTCAGCCGGATGAGCGCGGCGTAGAGCTTCGCTTCGGAAAGCCGAAGGACGAAGTTTCAGGTCCGGGCCTTCACTGGCATTTCTGGCCCGTGGAAACGGTCGAGATCGTGAAGGTTACCGAGCAGCAGCAGAATATCGGTGGGCGTGGCAACGCGAATTCTACCGAAGGCCTGATGCTGTCCGGCGACCAGAACATCGTGAACGTGCAGTTCTCGGTGCTGTTTACGGTCACCGATCCGCGCGCCTATCTCTTCAACCTTGAAAGCCCGAACGCAACGCTGCAGCAGGTTGCTGAAAGCGCCATGCGTGAAGTCGTTGGCCGTCGCCCGGCACAGGATGTGTTCCGTAATGCGCGCGAACAGATCTCCACCGAGGTTCGCGATATCATTCAGGGCACCATGGATACCTATGGTTCCGGTATTGCGATCAATGCGGTGCCGATCGAAGATGCAGCGCCGCCGCGCGAGGTTGCCGATGCCTTCGAAGAAGTGCAGCGCGCCGAGCAGGACGAAGATCGTTTCGTTGAAGAAGCCAACCAGTATGCCAACCAGAAGCTTGGTCAGGCACGCGGTCAGGCGGCACAGGTTCGCGAAGAGGCTTCAGCCTATAAGGATCGCGTCGTGAATGAGGCGACCGGTGAAGCACAGCGCTTCGTATCCATCTACGACGCCTACAAGGTTGCTCCGGATGTGACGCGTGAGCGCATCTTCCTGGAGACCATGGAAAACGTGCTGAAGAACTCGAACAAGATCATTCTGGACGACAAGCAGGGCGTTGTTCCCTACTTGCCGCTCAATGAAATGATCCGTCCGAATGCGGGTACGACCAACACGAACCAGGGAGGCCGTCCATGA
- the hflC gene encoding protease modulator HflC, with protein sequence MNSSRLPAVLIGLGLVLFLAYSSVFVVNEREQAIVVRFGQIQSVKSQPGLYFKLPFAFMDADRVQYIENRALRFDIDNIRVQVRGGAFYEVDAFVVYQISDAGRFRGTVSGDRNAAESRLRTRLDAALRRVYGLRNFSAALSDERSAMMQEVRADLQAAAESLGLNIRDVRIRRTDLTREVSQQTYQRMKAERLAEAELIRARGNEQGQRRRAIADRQVVELVSEAQRDAEIIRGEGDAQRNRIFGEAFARDPGFFEFYRSMRAYTAALSDKGTTMVLSPDSQFFKYFNQSSGATAGSVPPAAPAQPAQQ encoded by the coding sequence ATGAACTCCAGTCGTCTCCCAGCCGTCCTGATTGGACTTGGCCTCGTGCTTTTCCTTGCCTATTCATCCGTCTTTGTCGTGAACGAGCGCGAGCAGGCTATCGTCGTGCGTTTCGGTCAGATCCAGTCGGTGAAGTCGCAACCGGGCCTGTACTTCAAGCTGCCCTTCGCTTTCATGGATGCTGATCGCGTGCAGTATATCGAAAACCGCGCGCTGCGCTTCGATATCGACAACATCCGCGTTCAGGTTCGCGGTGGTGCCTTCTACGAAGTCGATGCCTTCGTGGTCTACCAGATCTCCGATGCTGGCCGCTTCCGTGGTACCGTATCCGGTGACCGTAACGCCGCCGAATCGCGTCTACGTACGCGTCTCGATGCTGCTCTGCGCCGTGTCTACGGTTTGCGGAACTTCAGCGCCGCGCTTTCCGACGAACGTTCCGCGATGATGCAGGAGGTCCGGGCCGATCTGCAGGCCGCTGCGGAAAGCCTCGGCTTGAACATTCGCGATGTTCGCATCCGTCGTACGGATCTGACGCGTGAAGTCTCGCAGCAGACCTATCAGCGCATGAAGGCAGAACGTCTTGCCGAAGCGGAGCTGATCCGCGCCCGTGGTAACGAACAGGGCCAGCGCCGTCGCGCCATCGCGGATCGTCAGGTGGTCGAACTTGTGTCGGAAGCCCAGCGTGATGCGGAAATCATTCGCGGTGAGGGTGATGCGCAGCGTAACCGGATCTTTGGCGAAGCCTTCGCTCGCGATCCTGGCTTCTTCGAGTTCTATCGCTCCATGCGTGCCTATACGGCTGCTCTGAGCGACAAGGGAACGACGATGGTTCTCAGCCCGGACTCGCAGTTCTTCAAGTACTTCAACCAAAGCTCCGGCGCGACCGCAGGAAGCGTGCCGCCTGCGGCACCGGCGCAGCCTGCACAGCAGTAA
- a CDS encoding DegQ family serine endoprotease — protein sequence MASVLAVALASGPITGPVVPAFAQVPNAPTTAPKVAMPQTGPASVADLAEGLLDAVVNISTSQSVKGEGASPQSPKGSPFQEFFDDFFDGQEKGQGNRKVNSLGSGFVIDPSGYVVTNNHVIEGADDIEVIFPNGTKLKAKLVGTDTKTDLSVLKVEPKAPLKAVKFGDSKKMRIGDWVMAIGNPFGLGGSVTIGIISARGRNINAGPYDNFIQTDAAINKGNSGGPLFNMYGEVIGINTAIISPSGGSIGIGFAVPTELAQNIVQQLIEFGETRRGWLGVRIQPVTDEVSESLGLKEARGALVSGVIKGGPVDNGTIKAGDVIITFDGKQVKEMRDLPLAVAESPVGKAVDVIIMRDGKEQTVKVTLGRLEDGAEAETGDDAPALAEKDQKKDGQNQAPQPPQDTVSVLGLTLSDLTDERQKNFGIADSVEGVVITAVQAGSPAAEKGLKVGEVIVEVGQSFTSSPDDVINRINELKGEGRRNAHMMIAGPDGQLRFVAIPLE from the coding sequence ATGGCATCCGTTCTGGCTGTGGCCCTGGCCAGTGGGCCAATCACTGGGCCAGTCGTGCCAGCTTTCGCGCAGGTGCCTAACGCACCGACGACAGCGCCAAAGGTTGCGATGCCGCAGACCGGACCTGCCTCCGTGGCGGATCTGGCGGAAGGGCTGCTCGATGCTGTCGTCAACATTTCGACCTCGCAGAGCGTCAAGGGTGAGGGCGCCAGCCCGCAATCGCCGAAGGGCTCGCCGTTCCAGGAATTCTTTGACGATTTCTTCGACGGTCAGGAAAAGGGTCAGGGAAACCGCAAGGTCAACTCGCTGGGCTCCGGTTTCGTGATCGATCCGTCCGGCTATGTCGTCACCAACAATCACGTCATCGAGGGTGCCGACGATATCGAGGTCATCTTCCCGAACGGCACGAAGCTCAAGGCAAAGCTCGTCGGCACGGATACCAAGACGGACCTGTCTGTTCTGAAGGTTGAACCAAAGGCGCCTCTCAAGGCGGTGAAGTTCGGCGATTCCAAGAAAATGCGCATTGGCGACTGGGTCATGGCCATCGGCAATCCGTTCGGGCTCGGCGGTTCGGTGACCATCGGCATCATCTCGGCGCGGGGCCGTAACATCAATGCCGGACCCTACGACAACTTCATCCAGACCGATGCTGCCATCAACAAGGGTAATTCCGGTGGCCCGCTGTTCAACATGTATGGCGAGGTGATCGGCATCAACACAGCCATCATTTCCCCAAGCGGTGGCTCGATCGGGATCGGCTTCGCCGTTCCGACAGAACTTGCGCAAAATATCGTGCAGCAGCTGATCGAGTTCGGTGAAACGCGTCGTGGCTGGCTCGGCGTGCGCATCCAACCTGTGACAGATGAAGTGTCCGAAAGCCTGGGCCTGAAGGAAGCGCGCGGCGCGCTCGTTTCCGGCGTGATCAAGGGTGGTCCGGTTGACAACGGAACTATCAAGGCTGGCGATGTGATCATAACTTTCGATGGCAAGCAGGTGAAGGAAATGCGCGATCTACCGCTCGCGGTCGCCGAAAGCCCTGTCGGCAAGGCTGTGGACGTCATCATCATGCGTGATGGCAAGGAACAGACAGTCAAGGTCACCCTTGGCCGGCTTGAGGATGGGGCCGAGGCCGAGACGGGTGACGATGCACCTGCCCTTGCCGAGAAAGACCAGAAAAAGGACGGCCAGAACCAGGCGCCCCAGCCGCCACAGGATACTGTTTCCGTCCTCGGGCTCACTCTTTCCGATCTGACAGACGAACGTCAAAAGAACTTCGGCATTGCCGACAGCGTCGAAGGCGTTGTTATCACCGCCGTGCAGGCCGGTTCACCTGCAGCGGAAAAGGGCCTGAAGGTCGGCGAAGTCATCGTCGAAGTCGGCCAGAGCTTCACGTCATCGCCGGATGATGTCATCAACCGGATCAACGAGCTGAAGGGTGAGGGGCGCCGTAATGCGCATATGATGATTGCGGGACCGGATGGCCAACTGCGTTTTGTCGCAATCCCGCTCGAATAG
- a CDS encoding GNAT family N-acetyltransferase has protein sequence MMAGGAPRIILETERLVLRSWLERDRDLFREINADPKVMEFFPFRRNHAEADALFDRVNAMIKEDGLGFYAVELKETGEAMGFCGLAPANMPGIFPSETIEIGWRLATRFWGHGYVTEAAAALISHGFGAMQLAAIVSFAVESNHRSTAVMKRIGMRRCPEMDFDHPRVPDTHPHLKRHVTYAIINETVLPGLKD, from the coding sequence ATGATGGCCGGTGGAGCACCGCGGATCATTCTGGAGACGGAACGACTGGTTCTGCGCAGCTGGCTTGAGCGGGACCGCGATCTCTTTCGGGAGATCAATGCAGATCCGAAGGTGATGGAGTTCTTTCCCTTCCGCCGCAATCATGCCGAAGCCGATGCGCTGTTTGATCGCGTCAACGCGATGATCAAGGAAGATGGCCTCGGCTTCTATGCTGTCGAATTGAAGGAGACGGGCGAAGCCATGGGCTTCTGCGGTCTGGCTCCGGCCAACATGCCCGGCATCTTTCCCTCGGAGACGATCGAGATCGGTTGGCGCCTTGCCACCCGCTTCTGGGGCCACGGCTACGTCACCGAAGCGGCGGCCGCACTCATCAGCCACGGTTTTGGCGCCATGCAACTGGCGGCAATCGTTTCCTTCGCGGTCGAGAGCAATCACCGGTCAACGGCTGTGATGAAGCGCATCGGCATGAGGCGCTGCCCGGAAATGGATTTCGACCATCCGCGCGTGCCGGATACACACCCGCATCTCAAGCGGCATGTCACCTACGCAATCATCAATGAAACGGTCTTGCCTGGACTGAAGGATTGA
- the serB gene encoding phosphoserine phosphatase SerB — translation MALVATLIAHPSNPVLDAKAGERAAEAVNAAGLYWLADGIACDVALRNEADAAVSEQQLRHALSDLPIDVVVQHVETRRKKILIADMDSTMIGQECIDELADVVGLKEQVSAITARAMNGEIAFEPALRERVALLKGLPITVVDDVIAKRITLTSGGPELIATMRAKGFYTALVSGGFTVFTSRIADMLGFHENRANLLLEKDGILTGEVAEPILGKQAKVDALNDIAEKLGISPDEAMAVGDGANDLGMLGLAGSGVALHAKPTVSAQAKMRIDHSDLTALLYIQGYRRSDFVTP, via the coding sequence ATGGCTCTCGTTGCCACGCTCATTGCCCATCCGTCAAACCCTGTTCTTGATGCCAAGGCGGGAGAACGCGCAGCCGAAGCCGTCAATGCTGCCGGTCTATACTGGCTGGCCGATGGCATTGCCTGCGATGTGGCGCTTCGCAACGAAGCTGATGCGGCGGTAAGCGAGCAGCAGTTGCGCCACGCCCTATCCGACCTTCCGATCGATGTCGTCGTTCAGCATGTCGAGACACGCCGGAAGAAGATCCTCATCGCCGACATGGATTCCACCATGATTGGTCAGGAATGTATCGATGAGCTTGCCGATGTCGTTGGGCTGAAGGAGCAGGTATCCGCCATCACCGCCCGTGCCATGAACGGCGAAATCGCGTTCGAACCGGCACTCCGGGAACGGGTGGCGCTGCTGAAAGGTCTCCCGATCACGGTCGTGGATGATGTCATTGCCAAGCGCATCACGCTCACCTCCGGCGGGCCGGAACTCATCGCCACCATGCGCGCCAAAGGTTTCTACACGGCACTCGTATCGGGCGGTTTCACCGTCTTCACCAGTCGTATCGCGGATATGCTGGGCTTTCACGAAAACCGCGCGAACCTTCTGCTGGAGAAGGATGGCATCCTTACCGGGGAAGTCGCCGAACCGATTCTCGGCAAGCAGGCCAAGGTCGACGCGCTGAACGACATCGCTGAGAAGCTTGGGATCTCCCCGGATGAGGCGATGGCAGTCGGTGACGGCGCGAATGATCTCGGCATGCTGGGTCTCGCCGGGTCCGGCGTTGCGCTCCACGCAAAACCCACGGTATCTGCGCAGGCGAAGATGCGCATAGACCATTCGGACCTGACAGCGCTTCTCTACATTCAGGGCTATCGCAGAAGCGATTTCGTCACACCATGA
- the miaA gene encoding tRNA (adenosine(37)-N6)-dimethylallyltransferase MiaA, with translation MMNNLRQDIEAILITGPTAGGKSALALSLARQHNGVVINADSMQVYDTLRVLTARPSEEEMEEIPHHLYGHVPAVRSYSTGDWLRDVQALLSELRAEGCLPVFVGGTGLYFKALTGGLSDMPEIPAEIREGLRQRLLDDGSEALHAELRACDPALAERLNLTDGHRIVRALEVFRATGKSIAHFQQQSGPVIVDPARSRKLVVLPNRDLLHDRINRRFDIMLATGAIEEVERLLTLDPPSDATAMKAIGVAEIAAHLRGDMTREMVVERGSALTRQYAKRQMTWFRNQMDESWERFDPYDPAQSLS, from the coding sequence ATGATGAACAACCTTCGGCAAGATATCGAGGCCATCCTGATAACCGGGCCAACGGCGGGCGGCAAGTCGGCGCTTGCGCTATCGCTTGCCCGTCAACACAACGGTGTCGTGATCAACGCAGACAGTATGCAGGTCTACGATACGCTGCGCGTCCTGACTGCGCGTCCTTCCGAAGAGGAGATGGAGGAAATCCCGCACCATCTCTACGGTCATGTTCCAGCTGTTCGCAGTTATTCGACTGGCGACTGGCTGAGAGATGTGCAGGCTTTGCTATCCGAATTACGCGCGGAAGGCTGTCTGCCAGTCTTCGTCGGTGGAACCGGGCTTTACTTCAAGGCGCTGACGGGCGGTCTCTCCGACATGCCGGAAATTCCAGCCGAGATCCGGGAGGGTTTACGTCAGCGTCTGCTCGACGATGGGTCGGAAGCTCTGCATGCGGAACTCCGTGCCTGTGATCCCGCACTTGCCGAGCGCCTCAACTTGACTGACGGACACCGGATCGTGCGGGCACTGGAGGTGTTCAGAGCGACGGGCAAGTCCATTGCCCATTTCCAGCAACAGTCAGGGCCGGTTATCGTCGATCCCGCCAGAAGTCGGAAGCTCGTCGTTCTTCCGAACCGTGATCTTTTGCATGATCGTATCAACCGGCGGTTTGACATCATGCTGGCGACAGGCGCGATCGAGGAAGTCGAGCGACTTCTTACGCTCGATCCTCCTTCGGATGCGACAGCAATGAAAGCGATTGGCGTTGCGGAAATTGCTGCGCATTTGCGTGGAGACATGACGCGCGAAATGGTTGTCGAGCGAGGCTCTGCCCTCACGCGACAATACGCCAAGCGCCAAATGACGTGGTTCCGCAATCAGATGGATGAAAGCTGGGAGCGATTTGACCCCTACGACCCGGCTCAATCCTTGTCGTAG
- a CDS encoding ATP-binding protein gives MRNHDLQKSASAGEQERRDGMHPGNRLLGRVVACTGSRATISAVTEGGSTELSELWSVGRLISISVGTNRVVALTCSMATAGNHWGETRDNEFHVEVELLGEVRVGPDGREEFSGGISAYPYLGAIAHRIRSADLVRIYDTGKADTCVVGKLTQDESIDAAIHIPSMLSKHFAIVGSTGVGKSTAVSLLLHKAIEIDPKLRVLILDPHNEFAAAFPDHAVVIDTDNLDLPFWLMRLDEFSEIVFRGRPAVAEEMDILRDLIPEAKKAFRGSESSLMRRQTERSSVTADTPVPYRMADLLALIDERIGRLEGRSEKPALRSLKMRIMAAINDPRYHFMFSNNTINDTIMETIAHIFRIPGDDRPISTFQLSGIPSEVVNSVASILCRMAFELALWSDGAIHMLVVCEEAHRYVPADRDLGFFPTRQAIARIAKEGRKYGVSLGVITQRPGELDQTILSQCSTIFAMRLANDRDQDIIRSAIPNSSVSNTSFISSIGNGEAIAFGEAITVPMRMRFTRLSEDMLPKANGVSDKGSEITPDNVDLRTIVTRMRAISGPDISAFQKSVSASDQREGMRQDAPAAEPEVESWERELKAQVERRYSSPPPAPPYTPGAERVTPVEPRLESYRPDMLPGARNEPPAPADSRILRREPSPEPAPTYPAQPRSYGNEDVQAVRNTLLRREGSLRDSLLRKPLSSLYDKD, from the coding sequence TTGCGTAATCACGACCTTCAAAAATCGGCATCGGCTGGAGAGCAGGAACGGCGAGACGGGATGCACCCCGGCAACCGACTGCTGGGTCGCGTCGTTGCCTGCACGGGGTCGCGCGCAACAATCTCGGCAGTGACCGAAGGTGGCTCGACGGAACTCTCCGAACTCTGGTCTGTAGGCCGTTTGATTTCCATCAGCGTCGGAACGAACCGCGTCGTTGCCCTTACCTGCTCCATGGCAACAGCCGGGAACCATTGGGGCGAAACGCGCGACAACGAATTCCATGTCGAGGTCGAATTGCTCGGGGAAGTGCGCGTCGGACCTGATGGACGCGAGGAATTCAGCGGCGGCATTTCCGCCTATCCCTATCTCGGGGCCATCGCCCATCGAATTCGCTCCGCCGACCTGGTTCGCATCTATGATACCGGCAAGGCAGATACCTGCGTGGTCGGAAAGCTGACCCAGGACGAAAGCATCGACGCAGCAATCCACATCCCGTCCATGCTTTCCAAGCACTTCGCCATCGTTGGCTCCACCGGCGTTGGCAAGTCCACGGCAGTCTCTCTGCTTCTGCACAAGGCGATTGAAATCGACCCCAAGCTGCGTGTTCTCATTCTCGATCCTCACAACGAGTTCGCCGCTGCCTTTCCAGACCATGCCGTGGTCATCGATACGGACAATCTGGACCTGCCCTTCTGGCTGATGCGTCTGGACGAATTCTCCGAGATTGTATTCCGCGGGCGCCCGGCCGTAGCCGAAGAAATGGACATCCTGCGAGACCTGATTCCGGAGGCCAAGAAAGCCTTTCGTGGCAGCGAATCTTCGCTGATGCGCCGGCAGACCGAACGAAGCTCGGTCACCGCAGACACGCCCGTTCCCTACCGTATGGCTGACCTGCTGGCGCTTATTGACGAGCGCATCGGCCGTCTGGAGGGTCGAAGCGAGAAGCCCGCGCTCCGTTCGCTGAAGATGCGTATCATGGCGGCGATCAATGATCCCCGCTATCACTTCATGTTCTCCAACAATACGATCAATGACACGATCATGGAGACAATTGCGCATATCTTCCGGATTCCGGGAGACGATCGTCCGATTTCCACGTTCCAGCTGTCCGGCATCCCTTCGGAAGTCGTGAATTCGGTCGCCTCCATCCTGTGCCGTATGGCCTTCGAGTTGGCGCTGTGGAGCGACGGCGCCATTCACATGCTGGTGGTTTGTGAAGAAGCGCATCGTTACGTTCCGGCAGACAGGGACCTGGGTTTTTTCCCGACCCGTCAGGCAATTGCGCGCATTGCCAAGGAAGGCCGCAAATACGGCGTTTCGCTGGGCGTCATCACCCAGCGCCCCGGCGAACTGGACCAGACGATCCTGTCTCAATGCTCGACCATCTTTGCGATGCGGCTGGCGAATGATCGTGACCAGGACATCATCCGTTCGGCGATCCCGAACTCGTCTGTGTCAAACACCAGCTTCATTTCCTCCATCGGCAACGGTGAAGCGATCGCCTTTGGTGAGGCCATCACGGTTCCAATGCGCATGCGCTTTACTCGTCTGAGCGAAGATATGCTGCCGAAGGCAAACGGCGTCTCCGACAAGGGAAGCGAGATTACACCGGACAATGTCGATCTGCGGACGATCGTCACACGCATGCGTGCAATCAGCGGTCCCGATATCTCCGCCTTCCAGAAAAGTGTCAGCGCTTCCGATCAGAGGGAGGGCATGCGCCAGGATGCCCCGGCCGCAGAGCCGGAAGTGGAAAGTTGGGAGCGGGAACTGAAGGCGCAGGTCGAGCGCCGCTATTCAAGCCCGCCTCCGGCGCCTCCCTACACTCCCGGTGCAGAACGCGTGACACCCGTCGAGCCTCGGTTGGAATCCTATCGGCCGGATATGCTTCCCGGCGCCCGCAATGAGCCACCTGCTCCGGCTGACTCGCGGATCCTGCGACGCGAGCCTTCGCCGGAGCCCGCGCCGACTTATCCAGCGCAGCCGCGTTCCTACGGAAACGAAGATGTGCAGGCCGTTCGCAATACGCTTCTGCGCCGCGAAGGGTCTCTGCGGGACTCGCTTCTCAGAAAACCGCTGAGCAGCCTCTACGACAAGGATTGA